In a single window of the Sylvia atricapilla isolate bSylAtr1 chromosome 22, bSylAtr1.pri, whole genome shotgun sequence genome:
- the PEX10 gene encoding peroxisome biogenesis factor 10 isoform X2, which translates to MAAAAGPARLVRCGQKDELYRAGLRSGAGTALRGLAGARPWLEWRREVELLSDVAYFVLTTLSGYQTLGEEYVNIIQVDPSKKKVPSVLRRALFISLHTVVPYCLEKGLMHLEHELQMEAEESRGPENPPALGFPSRTFIRSWIRRQVGEFTEQQKKRASQVVYVLKQSIPLLHRLHLAVFYIQGTFYHLSKRITGISYLHFGGLQGEDQSIRSSYKFLGIISLFHLLLTIGVQMYSFKQKQRARQEWRLHRSLAHHKSRGKEAAAGRQSRCTLCLEERRHSTATPCGHLFCWECITAWCNTRAECPLCREKFHPQKLIYLRHYQM; encoded by the exons atggcggcggcggcgggcccggcgcGGCTGGTGCGGTGCGGGCAGAAGGACGAGCTGTACCGGGCCGGGCTGCGCAGCGGGGCCGGCACGGCGCTGCGGGGGCTGGCGG GTGCCCGGCCCTGGCTGGAGTGGAGGAGGGAGGTGGAGCTGCTCTCCGATGTGGCCTATTTCGTGCTGACCACGCTGTCAG GTTATCAGACTCTGGGAGAAGAGTATGTGAACATCATTCAGGTGGACCCGAGCAAGAAGAAGGTGCCTTCTGTCCTTCGTCGAGCCCTCTTCATTTCCCTGCACACCGTGGTACCCTACTGCCTGGAAAAGGGTCTGATGCACCTGGAACACGAGCTGCAGATGGAGGCTGAGGAATCCAGGGGCCCAGAGAACCCCCCAGCACTTGGTTTTCCCAGCAGGACCTTCATTCGCAGCTGGATTCGGAGGCAGGTTGGGGAattcacagagcagcagaagaaaagagcCTCTCAGGTTGTGTATGTCCTTAAACAATCCATCCCTCTGCTGCACCGGCTCCACCTGGCAGTGTTCTACATCCAGGGCACCTTCTATCACCTGTCCAAAAGGATCACTGGGATCTCATAT CTGCATTTTGGAGGACTGCAAGGAGAAGATCAGAGTATCCGATCAAGCTACAAGTTCCTTGGAATAATTTCACTCTTCCACCTTCTGCTGACCATTGGAGTTCAGATGTACAGCTTCAAACAGAAGCAGAGAGCAAGGCAGGAGTGGAGGCTGCACCGCAGCCTTGCTCACCACAA AAGCAGGGGCAAGGAGGCGGCCGCGGGGCGCCAGTCGCGCTGCACGCTGTGCCTGGAGGAGCggaggcacagcacagccacccccTGTGGGCACCTCTTCTGCTGGGAGTGCATCACGGCCTGGTGCAACACCAGG gcAGAATGTCCACTGTGCAGAGAGAAGTTTCATCCTCAGAAACTCATCTACCTACGGCACTACCAAATGTAA
- the RER1 gene encoding protein RER1 — MSEGDSIGESVHGKPSVVYRFFSRLGQIYQSWLDKSTPYTAVRWIVTLGLSFIYMIRVYLLQGWYIVTYALGIYHLNLFIAFLSPKVDPSLMEDSDDGPSLPTRQNEEFRPFIRRLPEFKFWHSATKGILVAMACTFFEAFNVPVFWPILVMYFIMLFCITMKRQIKHMIKYRYIPFTHGKRKYKGKEDVGKTFAS, encoded by the exons ATGTCAGAAGGGGACAGCATTGGGGAGTCTGTGCATGGAAAACCTTCTGTGGTCTATAGATTTTTCTCAAGACTTGGACAG ATCTACCAGTCCTGGTTAGACAAATCCACCCCCTACACCGCAGTGCGATGGATTGTAACGTTGGGGCTGAGCTTTATCTACATGATTAGAGTTTATTTACTGCAG GGTTGGTACATTGTGACATATGCCTTGGGAATCTACCACCTCAACCTCTTCATAGCTTTCCTGTCGCCAAAGGTAGACCCCTCTCTAATGGAAGATTCAG aTGATGGTCCTTCCTTACCTACAAGGCAAAATGAAGAATTTCGGCCTTTCATTAGAAGGCTCCCAGAATTCAAATTCTG gCACTCTGCCACTAAAGGAATCCTGGTTGCCATGGCCTGTACATTCTTTGAGGCTTTCAACGTTCCTGTGTTTTGGCCAATCCTTGTGATGTACTTCATTATGCTATTTTGTATCACTATGAAGAGGCAAATCAAG caCATGATAAAGTACAGATATATACCCTTCACACATGGCAAGAGGAAATACAAAGGGAAAGAGGATGTGGGGAAGACCTTTGCTAGCTAG
- the PEX10 gene encoding peroxisome biogenesis factor 10 isoform X1: MAAAAGPARLVRCGQKDELYRAGLRSGAGTALRGLAGARPWLEWRREVELLSDVAYFVLTTLSGYQTLGEEYVNIIQVDPSKKKVPSVLRRALFISLHTVVPYCLEKGLMHLEHELQMEAEESRGPENPPALGFPSRTFIRSWIRRQVGEFTEQQKKRASQVVYVLKQSIPLLHRLHLAVFYIQGTFYHLSKRITGISYLHFGGLQGEDQSIRSSYKFLGIISLFHLLLTIGVQMYSFKQKQRARQEWRLHRSLAHHKQNVHCAERSFILRNSSTYGTTKCKGNLFCLLTRAPAHTLILVLELVQEKALFNWKLPVQGGTTFLCNRIKLFLLLLFCLF; encoded by the exons atggcggcggcggcgggcccggcgcGGCTGGTGCGGTGCGGGCAGAAGGACGAGCTGTACCGGGCCGGGCTGCGCAGCGGGGCCGGCACGGCGCTGCGGGGGCTGGCGG GTGCCCGGCCCTGGCTGGAGTGGAGGAGGGAGGTGGAGCTGCTCTCCGATGTGGCCTATTTCGTGCTGACCACGCTGTCAG GTTATCAGACTCTGGGAGAAGAGTATGTGAACATCATTCAGGTGGACCCGAGCAAGAAGAAGGTGCCTTCTGTCCTTCGTCGAGCCCTCTTCATTTCCCTGCACACCGTGGTACCCTACTGCCTGGAAAAGGGTCTGATGCACCTGGAACACGAGCTGCAGATGGAGGCTGAGGAATCCAGGGGCCCAGAGAACCCCCCAGCACTTGGTTTTCCCAGCAGGACCTTCATTCGCAGCTGGATTCGGAGGCAGGTTGGGGAattcacagagcagcagaagaaaagagcCTCTCAGGTTGTGTATGTCCTTAAACAATCCATCCCTCTGCTGCACCGGCTCCACCTGGCAGTGTTCTACATCCAGGGCACCTTCTATCACCTGTCCAAAAGGATCACTGGGATCTCATAT CTGCATTTTGGAGGACTGCAAGGAGAAGATCAGAGTATCCGATCAAGCTACAAGTTCCTTGGAATAATTTCACTCTTCCACCTTCTGCTGACCATTGGAGTTCAGATGTACAGCTTCAAACAGAAGCAGAGAGCAAGGCAGGAGTGGAGGCTGCACCGCAGCCTTGCTCACCACAA gcAGAATGTCCACTGTGCAGAGAGAAGTTTCATCCTCAGAAACTCATCTACCTACGGCACTACCAAATGTAAAGGGAACCTCTTCTGTCTCCTGACGAGGGCCCCAGCTCATACTCTCATACTTGTCCTTGAGTTGGTCCAAGAAAAGGCTTTATTCAACTGGAAACTGCCTGTGCAAGGTGGCACTACATTCCTGTGCAACAGAATAAAGCTATTTCTGCTTCTACTCTTCTGCCTCTTCTGA
- the PEX10 gene encoding peroxisome biogenesis factor 10 isoform X3, translating into MAAAAGPARLVRCGQKDELYRAGLRSGAGTALRGLAGARPWLEWRREVELLSDVAYFVLTTLSGYQTLGEEYVNIIQVDPSKKKVPSVLRRALFISLHTVVPYCLEKGLMHLEHELQMEAEESRGPENPPALGFPSRTFIRSWIRRQVGEFTEQQKKRASQVVYVLKQSIPLLHRLHLAVFYIQGTFYHLSKRITGISYLHFGGLQGEDQSIRSSYKFLGIISLFHLLLTIGVQMYSFKQKQRARQEWRLHRSLAHHNRGKEAAAGRQSRCTLCLEERRHSTATPCGHLFCWECITAWCNTRAECPLCREKFHPQKLIYLRHYQM; encoded by the exons atggcggcggcggcgggcccggcgcGGCTGGTGCGGTGCGGGCAGAAGGACGAGCTGTACCGGGCCGGGCTGCGCAGCGGGGCCGGCACGGCGCTGCGGGGGCTGGCGG GTGCCCGGCCCTGGCTGGAGTGGAGGAGGGAGGTGGAGCTGCTCTCCGATGTGGCCTATTTCGTGCTGACCACGCTGTCAG GTTATCAGACTCTGGGAGAAGAGTATGTGAACATCATTCAGGTGGACCCGAGCAAGAAGAAGGTGCCTTCTGTCCTTCGTCGAGCCCTCTTCATTTCCCTGCACACCGTGGTACCCTACTGCCTGGAAAAGGGTCTGATGCACCTGGAACACGAGCTGCAGATGGAGGCTGAGGAATCCAGGGGCCCAGAGAACCCCCCAGCACTTGGTTTTCCCAGCAGGACCTTCATTCGCAGCTGGATTCGGAGGCAGGTTGGGGAattcacagagcagcagaagaaaagagcCTCTCAGGTTGTGTATGTCCTTAAACAATCCATCCCTCTGCTGCACCGGCTCCACCTGGCAGTGTTCTACATCCAGGGCACCTTCTATCACCTGTCCAAAAGGATCACTGGGATCTCATAT CTGCATTTTGGAGGACTGCAAGGAGAAGATCAGAGTATCCGATCAAGCTACAAGTTCCTTGGAATAATTTCACTCTTCCACCTTCTGCTGACCATTGGAGTTCAGATGTACAGCTTCAAACAGAAGCAGAGAGCAAGGCAGGAGTGGAGGCTGCACCGCAGCCTTGCTCACCACAA CAGGGGCAAGGAGGCGGCCGCGGGGCGCCAGTCGCGCTGCACGCTGTGCCTGGAGGAGCggaggcacagcacagccacccccTGTGGGCACCTCTTCTGCTGGGAGTGCATCACGGCCTGGTGCAACACCAGG gcAGAATGTCCACTGTGCAGAGAGAAGTTTCATCCTCAGAAACTCATCTACCTACGGCACTACCAAATGTAA